The window TTAAGGGCATCGGCCAACTGCGACGGCATCAGCGGCATTCGGATCCAGTGATCGACCGCGGCGGAGCCTTCGCGTCCCGGCTCTGCAGAAGCGACGAAAACTCGAATGGGCCTGAGTTCCGGCACGGCTTTGATGGCCTCGGCGATTTGCGAACCGCTTTGACCGGCGGCCTGCTCGGCGACGATCACGCCCCAGAACTTTTCGCCCGCTGCGGACGCCCGCTTCAACTGCTCCAGCGCTTCTGCGCCGCTCTCCGCCGGTGAGGGCGTCAATCCCCACGCTGCCAGGTAACGGGCGGCCGCCTCGCGCATCAGCGACGGAGGTCCTACGAGCAGGATTTTCGCGCCCGCGATTTTCGACATCGAGAAATCAAACCGCGCACTCAGGCGCTCGTCGGAAACCTTGTCGAGGCTCACGCGAAAGCGAAAATTCGAGCCCTTGCCCACTTCGCTCTCGAGTCCGATCTCGCCGTTCATGCGCTGGATAAGCTGCGCGGCGATCGCGAGGCCGAGCCCCGTTTCGCCGCCCGCCGAATCGCCGTCGGCGTGGACGTAGGGATCGAACAAGCGCGCGCGCAGTTCCGAGGCGATACCGCTGCCGGTGTCGCTCACCTGGAAGTTCACGACGACCGCAGAGCTGCTCTCATCCGCGCGGTTAAGGTTGATCTCGATCCGTCCGGTCTGCGTCGCACGAACCGCGTTCGAGATGATGTTGTAAAGAATTTGCCGCAGCCGATTCGGATCGCCGCGCAACCTTCCCGGCAATCCCGAGTCAACCATGAGTCCGAGCTCGACGCCGCGCGCGAGGGTCTCAGGCCCGAACGACTCAACGACTTCCTCGACGGTATCGAGCAAATCGAAATCGACGCGGCGCAGCGTCAGCCTGCCGGTATTGAGCAGCGAGTAGTCGTAAACGTCATTAACGATGGTCGCGAGCAGGTCGGCGCTCGACTTGATCACCTCGACGTGGCGGCGCGGCTCGCCGCGCAAGTCGGACAGCAGCAACAGGTCGGCGCGGCCGATAATCGTGCTCAGCGGCGTGCGAACCTGGAACCCGGTGCGCATGACAAACTCGGAGCGGCGCTGAAGTTCGGCGAGCGCCTCGTCGCGGGTACGCTGCAATTGCTCGCGCGCGAGCTCGCGGTCGGTCACATCGCGCAGGACCATAACCGCGCCGCCAAGCGATCCCCATACGCCGGCGACCGGACGCGCCGAACATTCGAACCATCGCAGCTCACCCTTGTTCGGGTCGCGCTTACGCAGTGTCAGCTCGGGCGTCTGCCCGCCTTCGAGCACAGTGCGCAGGGGCGATCGCGACGCTGTCATCGGCATCGCGTGTTCGCCCTCGACCGATTCGAAGCCGGCGAGCAGATTATCTTCGTCGGCCAAATTGCGGCCGAGAAGCAGTTCCGATGCGGAGTTTCTGACCCCGAGCTCGCCTTGAGCACTGACTGCCACGACCGCTTCGGACATCGCGTCGAGAATCGACTCGAGCAGGTTGTGCTGCTCGGCGAGTGCCGCGGTGCGGCTTTTGACGCGCGCCTCGAGCGCCTCGTTGACCTGGCGCAGCGCGGACTCGCCAGCCAGCACCTGCCGCGCCTTGTAGTCGAGCCGACTGACCATCCGCGCGCCCCATCCCACGACTACCAGCAGCCACCCGATGATAAGCGCGCATCCGACGCCGGCCATGACCTGGCTTTGGGCGGCGCGCGAGCGTGCCTGCGAAGTGCTGGTGGTCAGCGCGCGAAACTCCTCGGCGGAGATTCCGGCAAGCTCGATCCGCAGCGCGTCGAGCAATTGCGCCGCCGCGGTGAATTGCAATGGCCGCGAGGCCTGACGCGGTTGGATACTCGGGCCGAGCTTCAAGATCTCCGCGTTGAGGAGGTTGAGCTCTTCGATTTGTTCCTCGATTTGTGCGAGGCGATGCTGTTGGCCGGGATTCGCGAGGGTCAGAGCGCGAATGCGAGCGACGTCGCTTTTGACCCGCACGCCCACTGGCGCCAGTGCGGCGAGGCTTGTGCGGTCACCGCCTAACTCGTACTTGGTGAACTCGGTCGAGAGCAGAGTGCGATCGGCGCGGGCCGCATCGAGGGCCAGGATCACCTGGTAGGCGTCAGTCATGCGGTCGAAGGCATCGGAATAGGCCACGGCGCTTCGATAGATATTCCAGCTGACTGCGAGCGCGACTATGATCGCGGTTGCGACGCCGATCCAGATTGTCCGCAGCGACGATGCGGCCGAAGACTCATCAAGCGACGCGGATTCAGTGACGGACGTGGATAAGCCATCAGAAGCTTCAGCCATATTAAAGAAATCATCACGAAATCGAGCAGACGGTTCTACAAAAGAGGAAGGAAAGGCATCGAGCGCGCGAGCGACGCCACCTTGTAGTTATCTTCGCTGAGCCGCAGCGGTCGTTCGCGCGCTACTTTCGCGCCGATTCGTGGAAGTCGCCAGCGCTAGTTTGTCGCGCTTGCTTCGGATTGGCTGACGAGTTCGCGATCGATCTTGGTGCGCGTGAGTTGACGGATTGCGCGCAGCGCCTGGCTGCGTGTTCCCGCGACCTGCGTGCATCCCGCGCGAATCAGATCGGCGGGATAGGAGAGCGCGGCGACGCCGCCAGCCAGAATCAGCAGATGGGGAAAGCCCCTCTTCAGCGTCATCGCGAGCTCGGCCGCATCCGGAAGGCGTTCAGTCAGCGTGCACGAAATACAAACGATGTCCGGGTCGAAGATATGGACCATATCGACGACTTCGGGTACTGCGCGATCCTCGCCGACGAATTTGACGACCGCGCCCGCGTAGCGGAACGACTCGAGCACCATCAGCATCCCGAGGTTGTGCATCTCGCCGGCCGGGCATACGCCGAGCACCCGGGGACGAAAAGCGCCGCGCGGCTCGGAGAAACGGCTGCCGAGGCCGGGGACCAATTCGCGAACGAACTCGAAAATGAACTGCGCGCTCTCATCGCTGATATTACGTTCAGC is drawn from Candidatus Binataceae bacterium and contains these coding sequences:
- a CDS encoding response regulator, whose protein sequence is MAEASDGLSTSVTESASLDESSAASSLRTIWIGVATAIIVALAVSWNIYRSAVAYSDAFDRMTDAYQVILALDAARADRTLLSTEFTKYELGGDRTSLAALAPVGVRVKSDVARIRALTLANPGQQHRLAQIEEQIEELNLLNAEILKLGPSIQPRQASRPLQFTAAAQLLDALRIELAGISAEEFRALTTSTSQARSRAAQSQVMAGVGCALIIGWLLVVVGWGARMVSRLDYKARQVLAGESALRQVNEALEARVKSRTAALAEQHNLLESILDAMSEAVVAVSAQGELGVRNSASELLLGRNLADEDNLLAGFESVEGEHAMPMTASRSPLRTVLEGGQTPELTLRKRDPNKGELRWFECSARPVAGVWGSLGGAVMVLRDVTDRELAREQLQRTRDEALAELQRRSEFVMRTGFQVRTPLSTIIGRADLLLLSDLRGEPRRHVEVIKSSADLLATIVNDVYDYSLLNTGRLTLRRVDFDLLDTVEEVVESFGPETLARGVELGLMVDSGLPGRLRGDPNRLRQILYNIISNAVRATQTGRIEINLNRADESSSAVVVNFQVSDTGSGIASELRARLFDPYVHADGDSAGGETGLGLAIAAQLIQRMNGEIGLESEVGKGSNFRFRVSLDKVSDERLSARFDFSMSKIAGAKILLVGPPSLMREAAARYLAAWGLTPSPAESGAEALEQLKRASAAGEKFWGVIVAEQAAGQSGSQIAEAIKAVPELRPIRVFVASAEPGREGSAAVDHWIRMPLMPSQLADALNSLVSPSLAARTREHHATADPTLAHDFRASARILVVEDDGVTRAMLGEQLAALGFAYDLARRADEALEMLEHRTYDAVLMDLELPGMDGYEATAEIRRREGNNRHTVVIAHTAHSAGAIVRRCASAGMDDFLAKPVTLSELAQVLDTWAQPAPSSKPAPTMTDADSAAALSREFDKDRLAEIEELSKASGQNILAKLARTFLADLPGRLAALETAIERGDLKTFASEAHALRGASGTIGAKQFANLCASAEDLARAGNAADTRTSVSNLMRYARLLPEVLKQASSV